A region from the Citrobacter koseri ATCC BAA-895 genome encodes:
- a CDS encoding DUF2946 domain-containing protein: MHGRTRINRITAWLALFAVAMLFIAPVISKSIARQDDCEHSSHSMVMMSSGLHHDMAASAPCQTSLSVAHQMMSSKAMSPVEEIVCGYCQLLVHLPFVQFALVFLLWLLLLFVICCSVRPLHLSVIFRPWAPQRARAPPAVFPFSF; encoded by the coding sequence TTGCACGGGCGAACGCGAATCAACCGAATAACAGCATGGCTGGCATTATTTGCCGTCGCCATGTTGTTTATTGCGCCCGTTATTTCAAAATCAATTGCCCGCCAGGACGACTGTGAGCACTCGTCGCACTCAATGGTGATGATGTCGTCAGGCTTGCACCATGACATGGCGGCTTCTGCGCCGTGTCAGACTTCTCTTTCGGTCGCTCACCAGATGATGTCCAGCAAAGCGATGTCGCCCGTGGAAGAGATCGTCTGCGGGTACTGCCAGTTGCTGGTACATCTGCCGTTTGTCCAGTTTGCGCTGGTGTTCTTGCTCTGGCTGTTGCTGCTGTTTGTTATCTGTTGTTCGGTACGGCCATTACACCTTTCCGTTATCTTCCGCCCGTGGGCGCCTCAGCGCGCTCGCGCGCCGCCTGCTGTATTTCCGTTTTCGTTTTAA
- the pgtA gene encoding two-component system response regulator PgtA translates to MLSNECSILLIDDDADVLDAYTQLLEQAGYRVCVCNNPFDAREWVQKDWPGIVLSDVCMPGCSGIDLMTLFHQDDEQLPILLITGHGDVPMAVDAVKKGAWDFLQKPVDPGKLLSLVEAALRHRQSVIARRQYCQQKLQVELIGRSQWTHQYRQRLQQLAETDIAVWLYGEPGTGRMTGARYLHQLGRNAGGPFIYCELTPDSAQKLNELIAQVQGGTLVLSHPENLTREQQHQLVQLQSLERRPFRLIGIGNASLVELAASNQIVAELYYCFAMTQIACQPLSQRPDDIGPLFHHYLQKACQRLNHPVPEVDNDLLKGMMRRVWPNNVRELANAAELFAVGVLPLAETANPQMHVGEPTPLDQRVEDVERQIITEALNIHQGRINEVAEYLQIPRKKLYLRMKKYGLSKEHYKF, encoded by the coding sequence ATGTTGAGTAATGAATGTTCGATTCTGCTGATTGATGATGATGCCGATGTGCTTGATGCCTATACACAGCTGCTTGAGCAGGCGGGCTATCGCGTCTGTGTCTGCAATAATCCCTTTGATGCGCGGGAGTGGGTGCAGAAGGACTGGCCCGGTATCGTATTGAGTGATGTCTGCATGCCTGGCTGCTCCGGTATCGATTTGATGACGCTGTTTCATCAGGATGACGAGCAACTGCCGATTCTGCTTATCACCGGACATGGCGACGTGCCTATGGCGGTGGATGCGGTGAAAAAAGGGGCCTGGGATTTCCTGCAAAAGCCGGTAGACCCGGGCAAGTTACTCTCGCTGGTTGAGGCGGCGTTACGCCATAGGCAATCGGTGATAGCGCGTCGCCAGTACTGCCAGCAGAAATTGCAGGTTGAGCTAATTGGGCGCAGCCAATGGACGCATCAGTATCGTCAGCGCTTACAGCAACTGGCAGAAACGGATATTGCGGTCTGGCTTTACGGCGAACCGGGAACCGGCCGCATGACCGGCGCGCGCTATTTGCACCAACTGGGGCGTAACGCCGGGGGCCCTTTTATTTACTGCGAACTGACCCCTGACAGTGCCCAAAAACTTAATGAGCTTATCGCGCAGGTTCAGGGCGGGACGCTGGTATTAAGTCACCCGGAGAATCTGACCCGCGAACAGCAGCATCAACTGGTGCAGTTGCAGAGTCTGGAGCGGCGGCCTTTTCGCCTGATCGGTATCGGCAACGCTTCGCTGGTGGAACTGGCGGCCAGCAACCAGATTGTAGCGGAGCTTTATTACTGTTTCGCTATGACGCAAATCGCCTGTCAGCCCCTGTCACAGCGACCTGATGATATCGGGCCGTTGTTCCATCACTATTTGCAGAAAGCCTGTCAGCGGCTGAATCATCCGGTGCCGGAGGTGGATAACGACCTGCTGAAGGGGATGATGCGCCGGGTGTGGCCGAACAACGTCCGTGAACTGGCGAACGCCGCCGAACTGTTTGCCGTGGGGGTATTGCCGCTCGCGGAAACGGCGAATCCACAGATGCACGTCGGTGAGCCGACGCCGCTTGACCAGCGGGTTGAAGACGTTGAACGGCAGATCATCACCGAAGCGCTGAATATCCATCAGGGGCGCATTAACGAAGTGGCAGAGTACCTGCAAATTCCCCGTAAAAAGCTCTATCTCAGAATGAAGAAATATGGCCTGAGTAAAGAGCACTATAAGTTTTAG